From Candidatus Dormiibacterota bacterium, a single genomic window includes:
- a CDS encoding DUF3553 domain-containing protein gives MILETEALNDVQAAAVRHTDGPCLVFAGAGSGKTRVITYRIAYLLRELTVAPDRILALTFTNKAAGELKSRLESMVGSEARGIWAGTFHAMCVRLLRREGSRVGVSPGFGIIDDTDQRQLLKEIVDDLDYDDRQLSPGACLHEIGNAKTAMLSPEKYLEKQTTSLGERFGEVYKEYQRRLAASNSLDFDDLILRAIDVLEVDGAVRERYQRKFQYILVDEYQDVNLPQYRLISILGELHRNVTVVGDDDQSIYSWRGSDHRMILRFEQDFPGATVFKLEQNYRSTQRILDAANALVANNRSRAPKRLYTERGEGDPIIVYPAATERDEARYVVEQIKSAVRDGAAYQDFLVLYRTNAQSRVFEEAMLSDGIPYRVIGGVGFYARSEVKDVIAYLRYVLNAADAIAFKRIVNVPRRGIGQQTLGALVQAANAASMSVGEAIFDNAVLRTAVPKKLKELERFAELIGELRSCIAEMSVPDLLVAVMERSGYVRELQSEETNEARARLETLQELVGVAREYHAAEAEATLAGFLSNIALVSDVDALDERASYVTLMTLHSAKGLEFPSVFLTGLEEGVFPHSRTQNDEHEIEEERRLAYVGITRAMERLHLTFAQRRAIFGNSYAYPRSRFVDEIPGLQFLEGESVALPRPTGGRWREVSIHESAGAGMHMQLGAGDRVRHPKWGEGKIASVVGAGGDGLVTIDFPNVGQKMLMLKYAPLEKI, from the coding sequence ATGATCCTCGAGACCGAAGCCCTCAACGACGTACAAGCCGCCGCCGTTCGACATACGGACGGCCCGTGTTTGGTATTCGCCGGTGCGGGCAGCGGGAAGACGCGCGTCATCACGTATCGCATCGCGTATCTTCTTCGGGAGCTCACCGTCGCCCCGGATCGCATTCTTGCGTTGACCTTCACGAACAAAGCCGCCGGGGAGCTGAAATCGCGTCTCGAGAGCATGGTTGGCAGTGAGGCGCGTGGGATTTGGGCGGGTACGTTTCATGCGATGTGCGTGCGCTTGCTGCGGCGCGAAGGTTCGCGCGTCGGCGTCTCGCCCGGTTTCGGGATCATCGACGACACCGACCAACGCCAGCTTCTCAAGGAGATCGTCGACGATCTCGATTACGACGATCGCCAGCTTTCGCCCGGCGCGTGCCTGCACGAAATCGGCAACGCAAAGACCGCGATGCTCTCGCCGGAGAAGTATCTCGAGAAACAGACGACGTCGCTCGGCGAGCGGTTCGGCGAAGTCTACAAAGAGTATCAGCGTCGACTCGCGGCATCCAACAGCCTTGATTTCGACGATCTCATCTTGCGTGCCATCGACGTGCTCGAGGTTGACGGCGCCGTACGCGAACGCTATCAGCGCAAGTTCCAGTACATCCTCGTCGATGAATATCAAGACGTCAACTTGCCGCAGTATCGGCTCATTTCGATTCTCGGCGAGCTCCATCGTAACGTCACCGTCGTCGGGGACGACGATCAGTCGATCTATTCGTGGCGCGGTAGCGATCATCGGATGATCCTTCGCTTCGAGCAGGATTTCCCGGGTGCAACGGTTTTCAAGCTCGAGCAAAACTATCGCAGCACGCAGCGCATTCTCGATGCGGCAAACGCCTTGGTCGCCAACAACCGCTCGCGAGCGCCGAAGCGCCTCTACACCGAGCGCGGCGAAGGCGACCCGATCATCGTCTACCCGGCGGCAACGGAGCGCGACGAGGCACGATACGTCGTCGAGCAGATCAAAAGCGCGGTTCGTGACGGCGCGGCGTATCAAGATTTTCTCGTGCTGTACCGCACGAACGCGCAGTCTCGCGTCTTCGAAGAGGCGATGCTTTCCGACGGCATCCCGTATCGCGTCATCGGCGGCGTCGGGTTTTACGCGCGTTCCGAAGTCAAAGACGTCATCGCCTACCTGCGCTACGTGCTCAACGCCGCCGATGCGATCGCATTCAAGCGCATCGTCAACGTACCGCGTCGCGGCATCGGCCAGCAGACGCTGGGCGCGCTCGTCCAAGCGGCAAACGCGGCCTCGATGTCCGTGGGCGAGGCGATCTTCGACAACGCGGTTCTGCGTACGGCGGTCCCGAAGAAGCTCAAAGAGCTGGAGCGCTTTGCCGAGCTGATTGGGGAGCTGCGGTCCTGCATCGCCGAGATGTCGGTTCCCGATCTGCTCGTTGCGGTCATGGAGCGCTCGGGATACGTTCGCGAACTGCAGTCGGAAGAGACGAACGAGGCCCGCGCCCGCTTGGAGACTCTTCAGGAACTCGTCGGCGTTGCCCGGGAGTATCACGCCGCCGAAGCGGAGGCGACGCTTGCGGGTTTCCTCTCGAATATCGCACTCGTGAGCGACGTGGACGCCCTGGACGAGCGTGCGTCCTACGTCACGCTCATGACGCTGCACAGCGCCAAAGGCCTGGAGTTCCCGAGCGTGTTTCTCACGGGGCTCGAGGAGGGCGTCTTTCCGCACTCGCGCACGCAGAACGACGAGCACGAGATCGAAGAAGAGCGGCGCCTCGCGTACGTCGGTATCACGCGAGCCATGGAGCGTCTGCACCTGACGTTTGCACAACGGCGCGCGATCTTCGGGAATAGCTACGCATATCCGCGCTCGCGTTTCGTCGACGAAATCCCGGGCTTGCAGTTCCTCGAAGGCGAGAGTGTTGCGTTGCCGCGGCCGACGGGCGGCCGCTGGCGCGAGGTTTCGATTCACGAATCGGCCGGGGCGGGCATGCACATGCAGCTCGGTGCCGGCGATCGCGTGCGCCATCCCAAGTGGGGCGAGGGCAAGATCGCGAGCGTCGTAGGCGCGGGCGGCGACGGACTCGTGACCATCGACTTTCCAAACGTCGGGCAGAAGATGTTGATGCTCAAATACGCTCCCTTGGAAAAAATATAA
- the dapB gene encoding 4-hydroxy-tetrahydrodipicolinate reductase: MIRVAVAGALGRMGTVARAALREADGIDYAGGLARERIEGDILYDDLAALIAETKPDVLLDLTTYPSTVEISRAAIRAGVRPVIGATGWSDFDRAALAREAEEHGVGAILVPNFSLGAALMMRFAAEAARHFPTIEIVELHHDRKKDKPSGTALLTAERIAAAGYEAEIPIHSVRLRGLVAHHEVLLGSDGEVLTIRHDTLSREAFVAGMLAAVRGVMRLDRLVVGIDAVLEGAKEPPSA, translated from the coding sequence ATGATTAGGGTTGCGGTTGCCGGGGCACTCGGGCGAATGGGAACGGTGGCCCGCGCCGCCCTGCGTGAAGCTGATGGTATCGACTATGCCGGTGGACTCGCCCGCGAGCGGATCGAGGGCGATATCCTTTACGACGATCTCGCGGCGCTGATCGCCGAGACCAAACCGGACGTGCTGCTCGATCTCACGACCTATCCTTCGACGGTGGAGATCTCGCGTGCGGCGATACGCGCCGGCGTCCGGCCCGTCATCGGTGCTACGGGGTGGAGCGATTTCGATCGCGCGGCGCTCGCCCGCGAAGCCGAGGAGCACGGTGTCGGGGCGATTCTCGTTCCGAACTTCTCCCTCGGCGCGGCCTTGATGATGCGATTTGCAGCCGAGGCTGCGCGCCACTTTCCGACGATCGAGATCGTCGAGTTGCATCACGACCGCAAGAAAGACAAGCCGTCCGGCACGGCGCTGCTTACGGCCGAGCGTATCGCGGCGGCAGGATACGAAGCGGAGATTCCGATTCACAGCGTGCGGTTGCGCGGGCTCGTCGCGCACCATGAGGTCCTCTTGGGAAGCGACGGCGAAGTGCTGACGATCCGTCACGACACGCTCTCGCGCGAAGCATTCGTTGCCGGCATGCTTGCGGCCGTGCGTGGGGTGATGCGCCTCGATCGCCTGGTTGTCGGCATCGATGCCGTGCTGGAAGGTGCGAAGGAGCCGCCATCCGCGTAG
- a CDS encoding Asd/ArgC dimerization domain-containing protein — protein MRVLEERDLPIERIEAFASRSRPGAVHFRGVALDVEPATPERLRDFDVIFFAGGEDASETFVPALEKHGIVVIDNSATFRMRDGVPLLIPEVNADAVRAEHRLFPVGNCTAIILCTALAPVRDLAGLRRVHVASYQAVSGAGRGALEAFDRGEGDVVRNVVPKIGELDAGGESGEERKVRDESRKMLGLPQLELSAVCVRVPVRTAHSEAVFFETERSTSVADLGAAFERAPSIVFHRSGIVTPLDVEGTDDVHVARLRATDASGHRFSLFCVGDQLRKGAATNAVQILELLMEKGLVR, from the coding sequence GTGCGCGTGTTGGAAGAGCGCGATCTCCCGATCGAGCGTATCGAGGCGTTCGCTTCTCGGTCGCGGCCCGGCGCGGTGCATTTTCGCGGCGTCGCTCTCGACGTCGAGCCGGCAACCCCCGAGCGCCTACGCGATTTCGACGTCATTTTCTTTGCCGGCGGTGAGGATGCGAGCGAGACGTTCGTGCCGGCTCTCGAGAAGCACGGCATCGTCGTCATCGACAACAGCGCAACCTTTCGCATGCGCGACGGCGTGCCGTTGCTGATCCCGGAGGTCAATGCGGATGCCGTCCGCGCGGAACATCGTCTCTTTCCCGTTGGGAACTGCACGGCGATCATTCTCTGCACGGCGCTCGCTCCCGTTCGCGATCTCGCCGGCTTACGCCGCGTGCACGTCGCCAGCTATCAGGCCGTGAGCGGAGCGGGCCGAGGCGCGTTGGAAGCCTTCGATCGCGGCGAGGGCGACGTCGTGCGCAACGTCGTTCCCAAGATTGGCGAGCTCGACGCCGGCGGCGAGAGCGGGGAAGAGCGCAAGGTGCGCGACGAGTCGCGCAAGATGCTCGGCCTCCCGCAGCTCGAGCTGAGCGCGGTGTGCGTCCGCGTACCCGTACGCACGGCTCATTCGGAGGCGGTGTTCTTCGAGACCGAGCGTTCCACGAGCGTTGCGGACCTCGGCGCGGCGTTCGAGCGCGCGCCGTCGATCGTCTTCCATCGCTCGGGCATCGTGACGCCACTCGACGTCGAGGGGACCGACGACGTGCACGTCGCTCGGCTGCGCGCGACCGACGCGTCGGGCCATCGCTTCAGCCTGTTTTGCGTCGGCGACCAACTGCGCAAAGGCGCCGCGACGAATGCCGTGCAGATTCTCGAGCTGCTGATGGAGAAGGGGCTCGTGCGATGA
- a CDS encoding aspartate kinase codes for MSSVAVLKFGGTSLATAEQRAMARLRMREALGEGHAVVAVVSAMGRAPEPYATDSLLALVDGRASTRNSDLLLATGEMIAAAVFAQELEAAGTPAVALTGAQAGIVTDERFGDATILRVDPAALREVLERRAVPVVAGFQGASESGAVVTLGRGGTDLSAIAIGHALGAERIDIYTDVSGVMTADPQRIGGARSVERATLEEVTELAQHGAKVMHYKAAEYARRTGTRYRIRGLATDRGTLVDESVDHHRPVTGVAVSERLTWVRVIRGDIENATRRMETEIEMFRRIAGAGVSIDQVTINQAGVAFVVEGDRGNDVRRLLGDLNLAVRVREGCAKLSVVGNGMREAPGVIYELTSALAEENVEIIHCTDSNVTISVLVPMQDGARAEEAVHRRFGLDVGDPVA; via the coding sequence ATGAGTTCGGTCGCGGTCCTGAAGTTCGGCGGAACCTCCCTTGCGACGGCGGAGCAGCGCGCGATGGCGCGCCTGCGGATGCGTGAAGCGCTGGGCGAAGGCCACGCCGTCGTTGCGGTCGTCTCCGCGATGGGTCGTGCGCCGGAGCCATATGCAACGGATTCGTTGCTCGCTCTCGTCGACGGGCGCGCGAGCACGCGCAATTCGGACCTTCTGCTCGCAACGGGGGAGATGATTGCAGCTGCGGTCTTTGCGCAGGAGCTGGAAGCGGCGGGTACGCCGGCGGTCGCGCTGACGGGCGCGCAAGCTGGCATCGTCACCGACGAGCGCTTCGGGGACGCGACGATCCTGCGCGTCGATCCGGCGGCGCTGCGCGAAGTACTCGAGCGGCGTGCCGTTCCGGTGGTCGCCGGGTTTCAAGGCGCGAGCGAGAGCGGTGCCGTGGTAACGCTCGGGCGCGGCGGTACGGACCTTTCGGCGATCGCCATCGGCCACGCGCTTGGCGCCGAGCGCATCGACATCTACACCGACGTCAGCGGCGTGATGACTGCCGACCCGCAGCGCATCGGCGGCGCGCGAAGCGTCGAGCGGGCAACGCTCGAAGAGGTCACCGAGCTCGCGCAGCACGGTGCCAAGGTCATGCACTACAAGGCCGCCGAGTACGCGCGCCGGACCGGGACGCGGTATCGCATTCGCGGTCTAGCCACGGATCGAGGAACGCTCGTCGATGAAAGCGTCGATCACCACCGGCCCGTTACCGGCGTCGCCGTCTCGGAGCGTCTCACATGGGTGCGCGTGATTCGCGGAGACATCGAAAATGCGACGCGGCGAATGGAGACGGAGATCGAGATGTTTCGCCGCATCGCCGGCGCCGGCGTCTCGATCGATCAGGTTACGATCAATCAGGCCGGCGTGGCATTCGTCGTCGAGGGCGATCGGGGGAACGACGTGCGCCGCCTTCTCGGGGACTTGAACCTCGCGGTTCGCGTACGCGAAGGCTGCGCCAAGCTCTCGGTGGTCGGGAACGGCATGCGCGAGGCGCCCGGCGTGATCTACGAGCTGACCTCGGCGCTCGCGGAGGAGAATGTCGAGATCATTCACTGCACCGACAGCAACGTGACGATCTCCGTGCTCGTGCCGATGCAGGACGGCGCGCGCGCGGAGGAGGCCGTACACAGGCGCTTTGGGCTCGACGTCGGAGATCCCGTAGCATGA
- the dapA gene encoding 4-hydroxy-tetrahydrodipicolinate synthase, giving the protein MKRPATILTAMVTPFDARGSVNAGEAKRLATWLVDRGNDGLVVAGSTGEGQTLDAREREALVRSVKEAVAGRALVVANAGSNDTRDSVGAVREAEAAGADAILAVVPYYNKPPQSGMIAHFSAIADATSLPVFVYNIPGRTGANMLPETLLELARRRKNVAGVKESSGDLKQIATILRDRGDGFVVWAGDDHLFLPTLALGGDGVVGVASHLCSREYRRMFDAFRAGETAEAARIHASLLDLIDALFATSSPIPVKWAMAQLGFDVGACRLPLDAMPAALADRLRPLLAPYAAAAMS; this is encoded by the coding sequence ATGAAACGACCGGCGACGATTCTCACCGCGATGGTAACGCCGTTCGACGCTCGAGGCAGCGTGAACGCGGGCGAAGCCAAGCGGCTCGCGACGTGGCTCGTCGATCGCGGAAACGACGGGCTCGTCGTGGCCGGATCCACCGGCGAGGGACAGACGCTCGACGCCCGAGAGCGCGAGGCGCTCGTTCGCAGCGTGAAGGAAGCCGTCGCCGGGCGCGCGCTGGTCGTTGCGAACGCCGGGTCGAACGACACGCGCGATTCGGTTGGCGCGGTGCGCGAGGCGGAGGCGGCCGGCGCCGACGCGATCCTCGCGGTCGTTCCGTACTACAACAAGCCGCCGCAGAGCGGGATGATCGCGCACTTTTCGGCCATTGCGGACGCCACGAGCCTGCCGGTATTTGTGTACAATATTCCCGGGCGCACGGGCGCCAACATGCTGCCCGAAACGCTGCTCGAGCTTGCGCGGCGCAGGAAGAACGTCGCCGGGGTGAAGGAGTCGAGCGGCGACCTCAAGCAGATCGCCACGATTCTCCGCGATCGCGGCGACGGATTCGTCGTGTGGGCGGGTGACGATCACCTCTTCCTTCCAACGCTGGCCCTGGGAGGCGACGGCGTCGTCGGCGTCGCCTCGCATCTTTGCTCGCGCGAGTATCGGCGGATGTTCGATGCATTCCGCGCAGGTGAGACTGCGGAAGCCGCTCGCATTCACGCATCGCTCTTGGATCTGATCGACGCGCTGTTTGCGACGTCGAGCCCAATTCCGGTGAAGTGGGCGATGGCGCAGCTCGGCTTCGATGTCGGCGCGTGCCGCCTGCCGCTCGATGCGATGCCGGCCGCGCTCGCCGACCGGCTGCGGCCGCTGCTCGCGCCGTACGCCGCCGCCGCCATGTCCTAA
- a CDS encoding WecB/TagA/CpsF family glycosyltransferase, with translation MRILGCRLDDVDAREAVERILALAHSSDGAQVVTLGTEMVVYAQRDARFRAAINASALSLCDTVGLLWVARRRGARLRRRVAGVELIEALCAGAGREGIRVYFLGGAQGVAQAAAERLRARYPGLLVAGTRNGYFDERESPSVVEDVRAGGARLLFCGLGFPRQEFWLAEHLRATGCGVGIGVGGSFDVIAGRVRRAPAAWRTLGIEWLYRLLKEPQRWRRQLALPVFVALVARDALGARKEGGS, from the coding sequence GTGCGAATCCTCGGCTGCAGACTCGACGACGTCGACGCGCGCGAGGCCGTCGAACGCATCCTCGCGCTCGCGCACTCGAGCGATGGCGCGCAGGTGGTGACGCTCGGCACCGAGATGGTTGTGTACGCGCAGCGCGACGCGCGTTTTCGCGCCGCGATCAACGCGAGCGCCCTTTCGCTGTGCGACACCGTCGGATTGCTCTGGGTCGCGCGCAGACGCGGAGCGCGTTTACGCCGCCGCGTCGCCGGCGTCGAGCTGATCGAAGCGCTTTGCGCGGGCGCCGGTCGCGAAGGCATTCGCGTCTATTTTCTCGGTGGAGCGCAAGGCGTCGCGCAGGCCGCTGCCGAGCGGCTGCGCGCCCGCTATCCCGGCTTGCTCGTTGCCGGAACGCGGAACGGCTACTTCGACGAGCGCGAGAGCCCAAGCGTCGTCGAAGACGTTCGTGCCGGCGGGGCGCGGCTGCTCTTCTGCGGCCTCGGGTTTCCACGCCAGGAGTTTTGGCTTGCCGAGCATCTCCGTGCGACGGGCTGCGGCGTGGGCATCGGCGTGGGTGGATCGTTCGACGTGATCGCTGGAAGGGTTCGGCGCGCGCCTGCCGCGTGGCGAACGCTCGGGATCGAATGGCTCTACCGTCTGCTAAAGGAGCCGCAGCGCTGGCGGCGGCAACTCGCACTGCCGGTCTTCGTCGCGCTCGTCGCACGTGACGCGCTCGGCGCGAGGAAGGAGGGCGGTTCCTGA
- a CDS encoding NDP-sugar synthase, which translates to MILAGGLSTRLYPLTKTVPKPLVPVLGEPNIAHVIRYLKRFGITEIATNVFYFADAIRAALGDGSRFGVRLTYLDEPSLSGSAGAVKLMQPFLVESDPFVVVGCDDITNLDLDAQIGFHRERKAIATIGLVERDDVREYGVVVVNGEGKVVGFQEKPQPGEERSHFVNTGIYVFSPLIFERIPANSVYDFGKQVFPRLQQDGAAFYGFTAEDAYWCDIGTPAEYRRVTRDLLAGTFSLPETHVGGDVWTGRGARVAPDAVIVGPSVIGDGVVVESGARIERSILWQEAVVERGAVVAGSIVGSRYRVAAGARLDNAIVGNDEP; encoded by the coding sequence ATGATTCTCGCGGGCGGCCTCTCGACGCGGTTATATCCGTTGACGAAGACCGTCCCTAAGCCACTCGTTCCGGTGCTCGGCGAGCCGAATATCGCGCATGTCATCCGGTACCTGAAGAGGTTCGGGATCACGGAGATCGCGACGAACGTGTTCTACTTTGCCGACGCGATCCGCGCCGCGCTCGGCGACGGCTCACGCTTCGGCGTTCGCCTGACGTATCTCGACGAGCCGAGCTTGAGCGGAAGCGCCGGTGCCGTAAAACTGATGCAGCCGTTTCTCGTCGAGAGCGATCCGTTCGTTGTCGTCGGGTGCGACGACATCACGAATCTCGATCTCGATGCGCAGATCGGCTTTCACCGCGAGCGCAAGGCGATCGCGACCATCGGCTTGGTGGAGCGCGACGACGTGCGCGAGTATGGCGTGGTCGTCGTCAACGGCGAGGGGAAGGTCGTCGGATTTCAGGAGAAGCCGCAACCCGGCGAGGAGCGTAGCCACTTCGTGAACACCGGCATCTACGTCTTCTCGCCGTTGATCTTCGAGCGCATTCCAGCAAACAGCGTGTACGATTTCGGCAAGCAGGTCTTTCCGAGGCTGCAGCAGGATGGCGCCGCATTCTATGGGTTCACGGCAGAAGACGCCTACTGGTGCGACATCGGCACGCCCGCCGAGTACCGGCGCGTAACGCGCGATCTTCTCGCCGGCACGTTCTCGCTGCCCGAGACGCACGTAGGCGGCGACGTTTGGACGGGACGCGGAGCCAGGGTCGCTCCGGATGCCGTCATCGTCGGGCCGAGCGTCATCGGCGACGGTGTCGTCGTCGAGAGTGGCGCGCGCATCGAGCGCAGCATCCTCTGGCAGGAGGCAGTCGTCGAGCGCGGCGCGGTCGTTGCCGGTTCGATCGTCGGCTCCCGCTACCGCGTCGCTGCCGGCGCGCGCCTCGATAACGCGATCGTCGGCAACGACGAGCCCTGA
- a CDS encoding phosphoribosyltransferase family protein, translating into MWQRTLDVLFPAQCGGCSEIGSGYCDRCAAEAESCSERRGELAVRAFGAYAGSLRRAVLAMKDGRRDVARALGERLAALVSERSILVPVPTTAARRRARGMDGGVELARSAASLGGISLREPLVHAARDAQRGRSRADRLGARGRFACRERFGGERVVLVDDVCTTGATLVDCASALHAAGATVREAVVVALAPNHGRS; encoded by the coding sequence ATGTGGCAGCGAACATTAGACGTTCTCTTTCCGGCGCAGTGCGGTGGCTGCAGCGAAATAGGAAGTGGATATTGCGACCGGTGCGCGGCCGAAGCCGAGTCGTGCTCCGAGCGCCGAGGGGAGCTCGCGGTGCGCGCGTTCGGCGCGTACGCGGGCTCTCTGCGCCGCGCAGTCCTCGCCATGAAGGACGGACGCCGCGACGTCGCGCGAGCGCTCGGCGAGCGGCTCGCAGCGTTGGTCTCCGAGCGCTCGATCCTCGTGCCGGTCCCGACGACCGCCGCGCGCCGCAGAGCGCGCGGCATGGACGGCGGCGTAGAGCTTGCGCGATCTGCCGCGTCGCTCGGCGGCATATCGCTGCGAGAGCCTCTCGTCCACGCGGCGCGTGACGCACAACGCGGCCGTTCGCGGGCGGATCGGCTCGGCGCGCGCGGTCGCTTCGCCTGCCGCGAACGGTTCGGCGGCGAGCGCGTCGTTCTCGTGGACGACGTGTGCACGACCGGCGCGACGCTCGTCGACTGCGCGAGCGCGCTGCATGCGGCAGGTGCGACGGTGCGCGAAGCGGTGGTCGTTGCGCTGGCGCCGAATCACGGCCGGTCGTGA
- the ribD gene encoding bifunctional diaminohydroxyphosphoribosylaminopyrimidine deaminase/5-amino-6-(5-phosphoribosylamino)uracil reductase RibD, whose protein sequence is MISDLDRLFLDRTYELAARGIGNTAPNPPVGALVARDATVLGEGYHHRAGEAHAEVNALSQAGNASGATLYVSLEPCKHAGKTPPCTQAILASRVSRVVVGATDPTSYGGGAHALRERGVDVDVAGDDAARELVAIFAGSVERGRCYVALKMAMSLDGYVASRPGVAEWITSEEARLYVRDLRCAYDAVMVGAGTVRIDDPQLTVRPAAQRLRAFVRIVLCESEGVPADRRIFTSVPGYARTIVLAPAGGRARFSALESVADVLYVGDADDDELDLERALQALRTRGIASVLCEGGPTLAARLIGHGLVDKIYWAIAPIVLGGEAAVPVLAGTELDGGPRRLRFERLERVGSDAMLSGRFDV, encoded by the coding sequence GTGATCTCGGACCTCGATCGCCTCTTTCTCGATCGCACCTACGAGCTGGCAGCGCGCGGTATCGGCAATACCGCGCCGAATCCGCCCGTGGGAGCCCTCGTCGCGCGCGACGCGACGGTGCTCGGCGAGGGGTACCATCATCGTGCCGGTGAGGCGCACGCCGAAGTCAACGCTCTCTCGCAGGCCGGCAACGCGAGCGGCGCGACGCTCTACGTTTCGCTCGAGCCGTGCAAACACGCCGGCAAGACGCCGCCGTGCACGCAAGCGATTCTCGCATCGCGCGTATCGCGCGTGGTCGTCGGTGCTACGGATCCCACGTCGTACGGCGGCGGCGCGCACGCGTTGCGCGAGCGCGGCGTGGATGTCGACGTTGCCGGCGACGACGCAGCCCGGGAGCTCGTCGCGATCTTTGCGGGCAGCGTCGAGCGCGGGCGGTGCTACGTCGCGCTGAAGATGGCGATGTCGCTCGACGGTTACGTCGCATCGCGACCGGGCGTCGCGGAATGGATTACGTCGGAGGAGGCGCGGCTCTACGTTCGCGATCTGCGCTGTGCGTACGACGCCGTCATGGTCGGCGCGGGGACAGTGCGCATCGACGATCCGCAGCTCACGGTGCGGCCGGCGGCGCAGCGGCTACGCGCGTTCGTGCGCATCGTGCTCTGCGAGAGCGAAGGCGTCCCCGCGGACCGGCGAATCTTCACGTCAGTGCCGGGGTATGCGCGCACGATCGTGCTGGCGCCGGCTGGGGGGCGCGCGCGGTTCTCGGCGCTGGAGAGCGTCGCCGACGTGCTCTACGTCGGTGACGCCGATGATGACGAGCTCGATCTCGAGCGTGCGTTGCAAGCGCTGCGCACGAGGGGAATCGCAAGCGTGCTATGCGAGGGCGGCCCGACCTTGGCGGCGCGCCTCATCGGGCACGGATTGGTCGACAAGATCTACTGGGCAATCGCGCCGATCGTGCTGGGCGGCGAAGCGGCCGTGCCGGTTCTCGCCGGAACTGAGCTCGACGGCGGCCCCCGCCGCCTGCGGTTCGAGCGGCTCGAGCGCGTCGGGAGCGACGCGATGCTCAGCGGACGTTTCGATGTTTAG
- a CDS encoding riboflavin synthase, which produces MFSGLVAYRGTVRALERGGSGATLRVACEGVADEHPSVKDSIAIDGACLTATRIEGDAISFDVVPETLARTTLGDLREGDAVNVEYALRLGDRMGGHFVYGHVDAALRVLSVTGEGQGKRMRVERPHALARALAEKGFVALDGVSLTVAAVGEGWFEAALIPETLVRTTLGSRAARDRVNVEIDPIARYAMAAADAVRG; this is translated from the coding sequence ATGTTTAGCGGGCTCGTCGCGTACCGCGGGACGGTTCGTGCGCTGGAACGCGGCGGTTCCGGCGCGACCCTGCGCGTCGCGTGCGAGGGCGTGGCAGACGAACACCCGTCCGTAAAGGATTCGATCGCGATCGACGGCGCGTGCCTGACCGCAACGCGCATCGAGGGCGACGCGATCTCGTTCGACGTGGTTCCCGAGACGCTCGCGCGTACGACGCTCGGGGACTTGCGCGAAGGTGACGCCGTGAATGTGGAGTACGCGTTGCGGCTCGGCGACCGCATGGGCGGACACTTCGTCTACGGCCACGTCGACGCGGCGCTGCGCGTGCTCAGCGTCACCGGCGAAGGGCAGGGAAAGCGCATGCGTGTCGAACGCCCGCACGCGCTCGCGCGCGCCCTCGCCGAGAAGGGCTTCGTTGCGCTCGACGGCGTGAGCCTGACCGTGGCTGCGGTGGGCGAGGGATGGTTCGAGGCCGCGCTGATCCCGGAGACGCTCGTGCGCACGACGCTCGGGAGTCGCGCTGCGAGAGATCGCGTGAACGTCGAGATCGATCCGATCGCGCGCTACGCGATGGCGGCTGCAGATGCGGTGCGCGGTTGA